A DNA window from Nitrospira sp. contains the following coding sequences:
- a CDS encoding Hydrogenase maturation factor HypA (MaGe:77307671), with amino-acid sequence MHELSITRNIVAIVNEHAKGERVTEVTLEIGLLSAVLPDSIRFCFDIVAKGTAVEGARLNIIEVAGHGRCRACGQDVELRHPIARCSCGSSDLSRLSGEQLTIKQMVTTPCAQPADAPITPLRG; translated from the coding sequence ATGCACGAGTTGAGCATTACCAGAAATATCGTGGCGATCGTGAATGAACATGCCAAGGGCGAACGCGTTACCGAAGTCACGCTCGAAATCGGCCTGCTGAGCGCCGTGCTGCCGGACTCGATCAGGTTTTGTTTCGACATTGTCGCCAAGGGCACGGCGGTCGAAGGCGCGCGCTTGAACATTATCGAAGTGGCCGGCCATGGCCGGTGCCGAGCCTGCGGGCAAGACGTGGAATTGCGCCACCCCATCGCCCGCTGCTCTTGCGGATCGTCCGACCTCTCACGATTGTCCGGCGAACAACTCACAATCAAACAAATGGTGACCACTCCATGTGCACAACCTGCGGATGCGCCGATCACTCCACTGCGCGGCTGA
- a CDS encoding Elongation factor G (MaGe:77307658), producing MDEIRLQPVRNIALLSNAGAGKTSLTEALLYVGGAIPTLGSVLHGTTVSDFEPEELHHHCSTSTSLLQFTWNQTAITLVDSPGASSLLGESLAALRAVDAVIIVLTPDAGIRTELARLWNRVKELELPCLVFVNGMDKEGASLDAALDVCRTQLECTPIPVTLPVQAGSTFGSVIDVLDETLIRSEASSSKVERVAVPTEMAQALKDARKQLIEAVAESDEDLLNRYLEQGDLDRDQLVKGLRHDILTRQLLPLYAGSALHHVGIWSLLNAIVTLLPSPAERMAAHPAEGCHPETEQPCERKGSMEEPFSGLVFKTIIDPFVGRLSYCRVLSGAIHADSTVLNGTRHVREKLGHFYTILGKKHVAVSSAQAGEIVAIGKLKDTQTGDTLCHDSAPICYPALALPRPVLSFAIEAKSKSEIDKVSLGLHKLIEEDPTLEFVRNQETKDMVLSGMGQLHLDLALEKLRRKFGAEVTLHTPKVPYRETIKTTSQAQGKYKKQTGGHGQFGDCWLEISPLERGNGFVFEHRVVGGAIPRNFIPAVEKGVVEAMQEGGLSGFPVVDVRVAVYDGSFHTVDSSEMAFKIAGSMAFKKAMEAGHPVLLEPLMLVAIEAPTDTVGAVMGDINARRGRIVSVNADDHAEQINALVPLAELLKYAPALNAMTGGRGSYAMEFARYEEVPRDLAGKVIEEHKIERHAVAAH from the coding sequence ATGGATGAGATTCGTCTCCAGCCAGTCAGGAATATTGCGTTGCTGTCCAACGCCGGCGCAGGCAAGACATCCCTCACTGAGGCCCTGCTATATGTCGGCGGCGCGATTCCAACTCTCGGTTCCGTACTCCACGGTACGACCGTTTCCGATTTCGAACCAGAAGAACTCCACCATCACTGTTCTACCAGCACCAGCCTCCTCCAGTTCACATGGAACCAGACGGCGATCACGCTCGTCGATTCTCCCGGCGCGTCGAGCTTACTGGGTGAATCGCTGGCAGCGTTGCGGGCTGTCGATGCCGTCATCATTGTCCTCACTCCTGATGCCGGAATCCGGACAGAACTAGCTCGTCTCTGGAATAGAGTGAAGGAGTTGGAGCTGCCCTGCCTCGTGTTTGTGAATGGAATGGATAAGGAAGGTGCTTCGCTGGACGCAGCCCTGGATGTCTGCCGGACCCAGCTTGAGTGTACACCGATCCCTGTGACACTGCCTGTACAGGCCGGTTCCACCTTTGGTTCCGTGATTGATGTCCTCGATGAAACTCTCATTCGGTCAGAGGCTTCCTCTTCCAAGGTTGAGCGAGTTGCCGTTCCAACTGAAATGGCGCAGGCACTCAAAGATGCGCGGAAGCAGTTGATCGAAGCCGTCGCTGAGAGCGATGAGGACCTGTTGAATCGTTATCTGGAACAGGGCGACTTAGACAGAGATCAACTCGTGAAAGGATTGCGACACGACATCCTGACCAGGCAGCTTCTCCCCCTGTATGCTGGTTCGGCACTACACCATGTCGGGATATGGTCGTTGCTCAACGCGATTGTCACGCTCTTGCCGTCGCCCGCAGAACGAATGGCCGCTCATCCGGCGGAAGGGTGTCATCCGGAAACCGAACAGCCCTGTGAACGGAAGGGGAGTATGGAGGAGCCGTTTTCCGGCCTTGTTTTTAAGACGATCATCGATCCGTTTGTTGGGAGACTGTCCTATTGCCGAGTCTTGTCAGGGGCGATCCATGCCGACTCGACGGTTCTCAACGGAACGAGGCATGTCCGTGAGAAGCTCGGTCATTTCTATACGATATTGGGCAAGAAGCATGTGGCGGTCAGTTCGGCACAGGCAGGGGAGATTGTGGCGATTGGAAAGCTCAAGGATACACAGACCGGCGATACGCTCTGTCACGATAGCGCGCCGATCTGCTATCCGGCGCTTGCGTTGCCTCGGCCGGTGTTGTCGTTTGCCATTGAGGCTAAATCCAAGTCGGAGATCGACAAGGTCAGCCTTGGTTTGCATAAATTGATTGAGGAAGATCCGACGCTGGAGTTTGTCCGCAATCAGGAAACCAAAGACATGGTGCTCAGCGGAATGGGACAGCTCCATCTCGATCTGGCGCTGGAAAAGCTCCGCCGGAAATTTGGAGCGGAAGTCACACTGCATACGCCCAAAGTACCGTATCGGGAGACGATCAAAACGACGTCGCAGGCGCAGGGGAAGTATAAGAAGCAAACCGGTGGGCATGGCCAATTTGGCGATTGCTGGCTGGAAATCTCGCCTCTTGAGAGAGGGAATGGATTTGTATTTGAGCATCGTGTGGTCGGAGGAGCGATCCCGCGCAACTTCATTCCGGCGGTTGAGAAGGGAGTCGTGGAGGCGATGCAGGAGGGTGGGCTGAGCGGATTTCCCGTTGTGGATGTGCGCGTGGCGGTCTATGACGGCTCGTTCCACACGGTCGATTCATCCGAGATGGCCTTCAAAATCGCCGGATCGATGGCTTTCAAAAAAGCGATGGAAGCGGGGCATCCCGTTCTTCTCGAACCGCTGATGCTAGTTGCGATCGAAGCTCCCACCGATACCGTCGGAGCGGTCATGGGGGATATTAACGCGCGGCGGGGGCGCATCGTCTCGGTCAACGCCGACGATCATGCCGAACAAATCAACGCCCTGGTGCCGCTCGCGGAATTACTGAAGTATGCGCCGGCGTTGAATGCCATGACTGGCGGGCGTGGCAGCTACGCGATGGAGTTTGCCCGTTACGAGGAAGTGCCGCGCGACCTGGCGGGGAAGGTCATCGAGGAGCATAAAATTGAGCGGCATGCGGTCGCTGCGCATTGA
- a CDS encoding hypothetical protein (Evidence 5 : Unknown function; MaGe:77307664), producing MTRNDGTNVQLQDLTPIQIVL from the coding sequence ATGACCCGCAACGACGGCACCAATGTCCAATTGCAAGACCTGACCCCCATTCAGATTGTGTTGTGA
- a CDS encoding Mechanosensitive ion channel family protein (MaGe:77307666), which yields MSRSLGKYCIVAILLFAGFFGARWSQPALSADSTVPTLSQAPALQSNGAPVIFEDETLFSLYDTIGPFTPAERARAVTERLARLSKDASTNAQPIVASDRESTSELIHGDMILMTITDRDAQPTGKARQDLAKEYAQTVQAAVHRVREQMSWKGWLTDAGLVILATIILVGALFALHKLFAKIHIKIDSLCGTVIPPIKIQSVELLSAHQIGAALNWIAKAIRVLVVLVLVYLYLTTALGIFSWTRGIATMLFDVVLSTLETIGQAFSSYLPNVVSIVVITLVTRYILKLIGFFFKGVGRGAIAFSGFHPDWAEPTYKIVRFLVIIFAAIAIFPHIPGSESEGFRGISVFLGLLISLGSAAAIGNVIAGVVLTYMRPFRVGDRVKIADTVGDVVERTLLVTRIRTIKNVDITIPNAMVGGSHIINYSSAATNPVPLILHTNVTIGYDVPWRKVHELLIDAANSTPHVLKSPPPFVLQTSLDDFYVTYELNASTDKPNSMASIYAGIHQNIQDKFNEAGVEIMSPHFGQLRDGNQTTIPEQYLPKTYEAPSFRIGPLGNLFGLPQDAGAAKGDLKP from the coding sequence ATGAGTCGTTCTCTAGGTAAATATTGTATCGTCGCGATCCTGCTATTCGCAGGCTTCTTTGGGGCACGGTGGAGTCAACCGGCATTGTCCGCCGATTCCACGGTTCCAACACTGAGCCAGGCGCCTGCGCTTCAATCGAACGGCGCGCCCGTGATCTTCGAGGACGAGACGCTCTTTTCCCTCTACGACACGATCGGTCCCTTTACGCCGGCGGAACGGGCGCGGGCTGTCACGGAACGGCTGGCTCGATTGTCCAAGGATGCGTCGACGAATGCGCAGCCTATCGTGGCATCGGATCGGGAGTCGACCAGTGAGCTGATTCATGGCGATATGATCCTGATGACGATCACGGATCGCGACGCGCAGCCGACCGGCAAGGCCAGGCAGGATCTCGCAAAAGAGTATGCGCAAACCGTGCAGGCCGCGGTGCATCGCGTCCGCGAGCAGATGTCGTGGAAAGGGTGGCTCACCGACGCCGGGCTTGTCATTTTGGCCACGATTATTTTGGTTGGGGCGTTGTTTGCTCTTCACAAGCTGTTCGCCAAAATCCATATCAAGATCGACAGTTTGTGCGGGACCGTTATCCCTCCGATAAAAATCCAAAGCGTCGAACTGTTGTCGGCCCATCAGATCGGGGCTGCGTTGAACTGGATTGCAAAGGCGATTCGCGTGCTTGTCGTGCTGGTCCTGGTGTACCTCTATTTAACCACCGCATTAGGCATTTTCTCATGGACGCGCGGCATTGCGACGATGTTGTTCGATGTCGTCCTCTCCACTTTGGAGACGATCGGGCAGGCCTTTTCTTCGTACCTTCCCAATGTCGTGTCCATTGTGGTCATCACGCTGGTCACTCGCTACATCCTCAAACTGATCGGGTTTTTCTTCAAAGGAGTCGGCCGAGGGGCGATCGCCTTTTCTGGGTTTCACCCCGACTGGGCGGAGCCGACGTATAAGATCGTCCGGTTCTTGGTCATCATCTTTGCGGCCATCGCGATTTTTCCTCACATCCCAGGGTCAGAATCGGAAGGGTTTCGCGGCATCTCCGTGTTTCTCGGCCTTCTCATTTCACTGGGGTCCGCCGCGGCGATCGGCAACGTCATCGCGGGGGTGGTGCTGACCTATATGCGCCCCTTTCGGGTCGGCGACCGGGTGAAAATTGCCGACACCGTCGGCGACGTCGTCGAACGCACGCTCCTGGTCACCCGCATTCGCACGATCAAGAATGTGGACATCACCATTCCCAATGCGATGGTGGGCGGATCGCATATCATTAACTACAGCTCAGCGGCGACCAACCCAGTGCCGCTCATTCTCCATACCAACGTGACGATCGGCTACGACGTGCCCTGGCGGAAGGTGCATGAACTGCTCATTGACGCGGCGAACAGCACGCCCCATGTGCTCAAGAGCCCGCCGCCGTTCGTGCTGCAAACGAGCCTGGACGATTTTTATGTGACGTACGAGCTCAATGCCTCCACGGACAAGCCGAACAGCATGGCCTCGATCTACGCCGGCATTCACCAGAATATTCAGGACAAATTCAATGAAGCCGGCGTCGAGATCATGTCGCCTCACTTTGGGCAACTCCGGGACGGGAATCAGACGACGATTCCGGAGCAGTATCTCCCGAAGACGTACGAAGCCCCGTCGTTTCGGATTGGACCGCTCGGCAACCTATTCGGTCTCCCCCAAGATGCGGGGGCCGCCAAAGGAGATCTCAAGCCATGA
- a CDS encoding hypothetical protein (Evidence 5 : Unknown function; MaGe:77307661), whose translation MRCYSVHGCRRSRLRTKPPTSTTTWAGLSQVIDGQGHVATYSYDAVGNLLSIARNTGSSTGVRSCNHTVPPRLRLLQPPVEMWAMILFCNDLVLQ comes from the coding sequence GTGCGCTGCTACTCGGTGCATGGGTGCCGGCGTTCACGATTGCGGACCAAGCCACCTACATCTACGACGACCTGGGCCGGGTTGTCGCAGGTGATCGACGGACAGGGGCATGTAGCGACCTATAGCTACGATGCGGTCGGCAATCTGCTCTCCATCGCACGCAATACTGGGTCATCTACTGGGGTCAGGTCTTGCAATCACACAGTGCCTCCGCGGCTCCGCCTGCTTCAACCGCCGGTAGAAATGTGGGCAATGATCTTGTTCTGCAATGATCTTGTTCTGCAATGA
- a CDS encoding Porin (MaGe:77307667), with amino-acid sequence MEQIRLHFGWTRHFPIWLVLACGLWSAAPVYGEESSSDWHFGGTLDASYGLNFNFPENHLWRSKSTTPRVNEPALNMAMAYVRKDATLSSRWGMEFGVQGGYDTDALVPATIPGRDKPVDGADTLRHFSRANLSYLAPVGNGLTLTAGLFNSFIGYQSFYAKSNLNYTRSYLADNAPYFMFGVGATYPVNESWQVGLYVINGYNHLSHVNDQPSYGTQVQWKPTSQLTIIENLYYGPDQARTGIEFWRFFSDSIIEWNRGPVILAASYDIGTEKAAEQAGQPRTFWTGGALYGRWNVSGPWSVALRPEFYWDRNGRISGSEQLLKAMTATMEYKWTPPWQVVLLRLEYRYDESSGVGGGFFKRGDISPGVLGQTSAQQLLLFSATWSFDK; translated from the coding sequence ATGGAACAGATTCGGTTGCACTTCGGCTGGACAAGGCATTTCCCCATCTGGCTGGTCCTCGCATGCGGACTGTGGTCCGCCGCACCCGTCTATGGCGAGGAATCGTCGTCGGACTGGCACTTCGGCGGGACTCTCGATGCCAGCTATGGCCTGAACTTCAACTTTCCCGAGAACCATCTGTGGCGCAGCAAGTCGACGACCCCGCGGGTTAACGAACCCGCGCTCAATATGGCGATGGCCTATGTGCGGAAAGATGCCACATTGTCGTCTCGCTGGGGGATGGAATTCGGCGTGCAGGGCGGCTATGACACGGATGCCCTGGTGCCCGCGACGATCCCCGGCCGCGATAAGCCCGTGGATGGCGCCGATACCCTGCGGCATTTCTCGCGCGCCAACCTGTCCTATCTGGCGCCAGTGGGAAATGGGCTGACTCTGACCGCCGGGCTCTTCAATAGCTTCATCGGCTACCAGTCGTTTTACGCCAAGAGCAATCTCAACTATACGCGCTCCTATCTCGCCGACAACGCCCCCTATTTCATGTTTGGCGTCGGCGCCACCTACCCCGTCAACGAGTCGTGGCAGGTCGGACTCTATGTAATCAACGGCTATAATCACTTGTCGCATGTGAACGATCAGCCGAGCTACGGCACGCAGGTGCAATGGAAGCCGACCTCGCAGCTCACGATTATCGAAAATCTCTATTACGGCCCGGATCAAGCGCGTACCGGGATCGAATTCTGGCGGTTCTTTTCCGACAGCATCATTGAATGGAATCGCGGCCCCGTCATTCTTGCCGCGTCGTACGACATCGGCACGGAAAAAGCCGCCGAGCAAGCCGGCCAGCCTCGCACCTTCTGGACCGGCGGCGCGCTCTATGGCCGGTGGAACGTCAGCGGGCCTTGGAGCGTGGCGCTCCGCCCCGAATTCTATTGGGACCGCAACGGCCGGATTTCAGGATCGGAGCAATTATTGAAAGCCATGACGGCGACGATGGAGTACAAATGGACTCCTCCGTGGCAGGTCGTCTTGCTGCGGTTGGAATATCGATACGATGAATCCTCAGGAGTCGGCGGCGGGTTTTTCAAACGAGGGGACATCTCGCCCGGCGTGCTCGGTCAGACCAGCGCACAGCAACTGCTTCTCTTTTCGGCCACGTGGTCTTTCGATAAGTAA
- a CDS encoding hypothetical protein (Evidence 5 : Unknown function; MaGe:77307662) — MVDTGHVECLDERPVMKQMAISKVLTVLMCALLLGAWVPAFTIADQATYIYDDLGRVVAGDRRTGACSDL; from the coding sequence ATGGTCGATACAGGCCACGTAGAATGTCTCGATGAAAGACCTGTGATGAAGCAGATGGCGATCTCTAAAGTGCTGACGGTTCTGATGTGTGCGCTGCTACTCGGTGCATGGGTGCCGGCGTTCACGATTGCGGACCAAGCCACCTACATCTACGACGACCTGGGCCGGGTTGTCGCAGGTGATCGACGGACAGGGGCATGTAGCGACCTATAG
- a CDS encoding Serine protease do (MaGe:77307659), whose product MYAYRYLRTTAILFSLLLFGVNPLATAAVVDSPGIRMLEEIQTVITDLAEQAKPSVVNLFPISSLNRPRESGADRTPSASGSGSGLIVDTDGHIVTNNHVIGDALEVEVRLSDKTKLIAQVVGKDPDTDLALLKVTADRALPAARFGDSSTVRVGQWVLAVGNPFGLDRTVTLGVVSGIGRENINLSRYENFIQTDASINPGNSGGPLFNLRGEVIGINTAIINFAQGIGFAIPSNMTKQIIQQLIARGKVVRGWLGVGIQPLTPELAKKFGVAEGEGVLVNEVFEKDPAAEAGIKPGDIILTIDGSVVDSPNKLSRLIGALPPGAAPKIEVVRDFTRQILTVPLSERRDTAVAASLPQSRTEVKLGLDLQDLSTALAEKFKLREARGVLITKVDPGSLAHAEGLREGDLIKEVNRADVATVGEFTAAIGKVRRGDTVLLRVLRENRAFYVVLKSTD is encoded by the coding sequence ATGTATGCCTATCGATATCTGCGGACCACGGCGATTCTTTTCTCGCTTCTCCTTTTTGGGGTCAACCCCCTCGCAACGGCAGCGGTCGTGGACTCGCCGGGAATCCGGATGCTCGAAGAAATTCAAACCGTCATTACCGATCTGGCGGAACAGGCCAAGCCGTCCGTCGTAAACCTGTTTCCCATTTCCAGCCTGAACCGGCCGCGTGAGTCTGGCGCAGACCGCACGCCCAGCGCATCGGGGTCCGGGTCCGGCCTGATTGTGGATACCGATGGGCATATCGTCACGAATAACCATGTCATCGGCGATGCGCTTGAAGTCGAGGTGCGCTTATCCGACAAAACGAAACTGATCGCCCAGGTGGTCGGCAAAGACCCAGACACCGACCTGGCGCTCCTGAAAGTCACGGCGGATCGCGCGCTGCCTGCTGCCCGCTTTGGCGATTCCAGCACCGTGCGCGTCGGGCAATGGGTGCTCGCGGTGGGGAACCCCTTCGGCCTCGACCGGACGGTCACTCTTGGCGTGGTGAGCGGGATCGGACGGGAAAACATTAACCTGTCCCGCTACGAAAACTTTATTCAAACCGATGCCTCGATCAATCCTGGAAATTCCGGCGGGCCGCTCTTCAATCTGCGCGGAGAGGTCATCGGCATCAATACGGCAATCATCAACTTTGCGCAGGGAATCGGATTTGCCATTCCCTCGAATATGACGAAACAGATTATTCAGCAGCTCATCGCGCGCGGCAAAGTCGTGCGTGGGTGGCTGGGAGTCGGCATCCAGCCATTGACACCCGAGCTGGCGAAAAAATTCGGGGTGGCCGAAGGCGAAGGCGTGCTGGTCAATGAAGTCTTTGAGAAAGATCCTGCCGCCGAAGCCGGCATCAAGCCAGGCGACATTATTCTCACGATCGACGGCAGCGTGGTGGACTCTCCGAACAAACTGTCCCGTTTGATCGGAGCGCTCCCGCCCGGCGCGGCCCCGAAAATTGAAGTTGTCCGAGATTTCACCAGGCAGATACTCACGGTGCCGTTGAGCGAGCGGCGGGACACAGCTGTCGCCGCCTCACTGCCCCAATCCCGAACCGAGGTGAAACTCGGCCTGGACCTTCAGGATCTCTCAACCGCACTGGCGGAAAAATTCAAACTCCGTGAAGCGCGCGGCGTCCTGATCACGAAAGTTGATCCAGGCAGCCTGGCCCACGCGGAAGGTCTTCGCGAAGGAGACTTGATCAAGGAGGTCAACCGCGCCGATGTCGCCACGGTCGGCGAGTTCACTGCGGCCATCGGAAAAGTTCGGCGCGGCGACACCGTGCTGCTCCGCGTGCTGCGTGAGAACCGGGCTTTTTACGTCGTCCTCAAATCCACCGACTGA
- a CDS encoding Na(+)/H(+) antiporter NhaP (MaGe:77307665), translating into MTLIETITILVCLSAAFSYLNHRYIKLPLTIGLMAIALAMSLGLLLLGKLGIGVDVAAQSFVRSIDFDETLLHGMLGLLLFAGALHINLEDLLEQKWFIGTLACFGVLVSTALVGLSVYLMLGWIGYPIPLIGCFLFGALISPTDPIAVLSILKKVRAPKQLEIKIAGESLFNDGVGVAVFLVLLGVAETGKATPGVVAMLFFQEAVGGALVGLATGYLAYRMLRSIDQHHVEILITLALVMGGYALANAMHTSGPIAMVVAGLLIGNHGRHFAMSETTREYLDTFWELIDELLNAVLFVLIGLEVLALDFRSEYLTAGLLAIPLVLLARFISVSLPVQLFRLFQEFTDRATLILTWGGLRGGISVAMALSLPPSSYRDAIITMTYIIVVFSILVQGLTIGRLLQPSGRTEPAH; encoded by the coding sequence ATGACACTGATTGAAACCATCACCATCCTTGTCTGCCTCTCCGCCGCATTCAGCTATCTCAACCATCGCTACATCAAGCTGCCCTTGACGATCGGGCTGATGGCGATCGCGCTGGCCATGTCGCTCGGACTGTTGCTCTTGGGCAAGCTGGGGATCGGCGTCGACGTCGCGGCCCAAAGTTTTGTCCGCAGCATCGACTTCGACGAGACGCTGTTGCACGGCATGCTCGGGCTGCTCCTGTTCGCCGGCGCGCTCCACATCAACCTGGAAGACTTGCTGGAACAAAAATGGTTCATCGGCACGCTGGCCTGCTTCGGCGTCCTCGTCTCAACCGCCTTAGTCGGGCTGTCCGTTTATCTGATGCTCGGATGGATCGGCTATCCAATCCCGCTGATCGGCTGTTTTTTGTTCGGCGCGCTGATCTCGCCGACAGACCCGATCGCGGTGCTGAGCATCCTCAAGAAAGTCCGCGCGCCGAAGCAGCTGGAGATTAAAATTGCCGGTGAGTCGCTGTTCAACGATGGGGTAGGCGTCGCTGTGTTTCTGGTTCTCCTGGGTGTCGCCGAGACAGGGAAAGCTACTCCCGGAGTCGTCGCGATGCTGTTTTTCCAGGAAGCTGTCGGTGGGGCGTTGGTTGGGCTGGCCACCGGCTACCTGGCCTATCGGATGTTGCGATCAATCGATCAACATCATGTCGAAATTCTCATCACGCTCGCGCTGGTCATGGGCGGCTATGCCTTAGCCAATGCCATGCACACCTCAGGGCCTATCGCCATGGTGGTCGCCGGCTTGCTGATCGGCAATCACGGACGCCACTTCGCCATGTCAGAAACGACCAGGGAATATCTCGATACATTTTGGGAACTCATCGACGAACTATTGAACGCGGTCCTCTTCGTACTGATCGGGCTCGAAGTGTTGGCACTGGATTTCAGGTCCGAATACCTGACGGCCGGGTTGCTGGCCATCCCCTTGGTCTTACTGGCGCGCTTTATCAGCGTGAGCCTTCCAGTCCAGCTCTTCCGTCTTTTCCAGGAATTCACCGACCGCGCCACCTTGATCCTCACCTGGGGCGGCCTGCGAGGCGGCATTTCCGTCGCCATGGCGCTCTCGCTCCCGCCGTCTTCCTACCGCGACGCCATCATTACGATGACCTACATCATCGTCGTCTTTTCAATCCTGGTGCAAGGTTTGACCATCGGCCGCCTGTTGCAACCCTCTGGCCGTACAGAACCCGCACATTGA
- a CDS encoding Nickel/cobalt efflux system (MaGe:77307668), giving the protein MLTLLSLGFLIGLRHAFEADHAAAVATLASQSSSLRDTVRQGVAWGIGHTVTLFLMCSIAMFINGIVPERVAVALEMAVGVMLIGLGLDVWRRMKQDRLHVHVHTHQEGPAHLHLHAHRNEPERHHNLHSHSHRIPYRAILVGMTHGMAGSAALILLTLQTTLSFTSALAYILLFGLGSILGMATLSLAIAVPLRQSAQSLVWAHRGLQVVIGGVSIFLGAAILYTQAHAVVP; this is encoded by the coding sequence ATGCTGACCTTGCTCAGTCTTGGATTTCTGATCGGATTGCGCCATGCGTTTGAAGCGGATCATGCCGCCGCCGTGGCCACCTTGGCGAGCCAATCGTCTTCGCTGCGGGACACCGTCCGGCAGGGAGTCGCCTGGGGCATCGGACATACAGTGACACTTTTCCTTATGTGCTCCATCGCGATGTTCATCAACGGAATCGTTCCCGAGCGGGTTGCCGTGGCGCTGGAGATGGCGGTGGGCGTCATGCTGATCGGCTTAGGGCTCGATGTCTGGCGGCGCATGAAACAAGACCGTCTGCATGTGCATGTCCATACGCATCAGGAAGGACCGGCGCATCTGCATCTGCATGCGCATAGAAACGAGCCGGAACGGCATCACAATCTGCACAGCCACTCGCATCGCATTCCGTACCGGGCGATCCTCGTCGGCATGACGCATGGGATGGCTGGATCCGCGGCACTCATTCTGCTGACCCTTCAAACGACGCTGTCGTTCACGTCCGCGCTGGCATACATTCTTCTGTTCGGCCTCGGCTCGATCTTAGGCATGGCGACGCTGTCCCTGGCCATCGCCGTTCCCCTCCGCCAATCGGCTCAGTCTCTCGTGTGGGCGCATCGCGGCCTTCAGGTGGTCATCGGAGGCGTGAGCATTTTCCTCGGCGCCGCGATTCTCTATACGCAAGCCCACGCGGTTGTCCCCTAA
- a CDS encoding hypothetical protein (Evidence 5 : Unknown function; MaGe:77307663): MRFFSIKKRDVFIIVVMVTALFWGLRFFTVQSDAYQRAEQFAKSNSDVLEFIGPVSEVNWKFWSGFDVNYVGSGGEASFVFELKGRKSEAVLDVRMKRTANSWNVTEAYVTTDGQKVVSIKGEQTE; the protein is encoded by the coding sequence TTGAGGTTCTTTAGCATTAAAAAGCGAGACGTATTTATTATTGTGGTTATGGTCACTGCGCTTTTCTGGGGATTACGCTTTTTTACCGTACAAAGCGACGCATACCAGAGAGCTGAGCAATTTGCGAAGTCTAACTCGGACGTTCTCGAATTTATTGGACCAGTTTCGGAAGTGAACTGGAAGTTTTGGAGCGGATTTGATGTTAACTATGTAGGAAGTGGCGGTGAAGCTAGTTTTGTATTTGAGCTGAAAGGCAGAAAAAGTGAAGCAGTATTGGATGTGCGGATGAAACGCACGGCTAACTCGTGGAATGTGACAGAGGCATATGTCACCACGGATGGGCAGAAAGTTGTGTCAATCAAAGGAGAACAAACGGAGTGA
- a CDS encoding RCK C-terminal domain-containing protein (MaGe:77307660): MRLDFLSRLQKELSVTSTALHEAVVSIAERVNRKVQILRLHWQASSVLERIDAVSQDLGHQIVNQIARRPAERRALDPDLSEVDRVVTGATARIQALKQSLAALDVQIRQLKLETIHDDLLRLQQDLSHRASGIDRVAIPHGSAAVGQRIGDVPRSSSIHIATVMRGPFLLEPAETLTFHAGDIVVLIGGQTELDRLSVWLTRRRHSVPSATQSA, from the coding sequence ATGCGTTTAGATTTCCTCAGCCGTCTGCAAAAAGAACTCTCCGTTACAAGCACCGCGCTTCATGAAGCGGTTGTCTCGATTGCGGAGCGCGTGAATCGCAAGGTTCAGATCCTCCGTCTTCATTGGCAGGCTTCGAGCGTGCTGGAGCGAATCGACGCCGTCAGTCAGGACCTTGGCCATCAGATCGTCAACCAGATTGCCCGCCGCCCCGCCGAGCGCCGCGCGCTCGACCCTGACCTCTCCGAAGTGGACCGCGTCGTCACCGGGGCCACCGCTCGCATTCAGGCTCTCAAGCAGTCGCTGGCCGCGCTCGACGTGCAGATCAGACAGCTGAAGCTGGAAACGATTCACGACGATCTCCTCCGTCTACAGCAGGATCTCAGCCACCGTGCGTCCGGCATCGACCGGGTTGCGATCCCGCATGGCTCAGCCGCGGTCGGACAACGCATCGGCGATGTTCCGCGTTCCTCGTCCATTCACATCGCCACGGTCATGCGCGGGCCCTTTCTTTTGGAGCCTGCTGAGACTCTCACGTTTCATGCAGGCGACATTGTCGTCCTGATAGGCGGACAGACTGAACTGGATCGTCTCTCGGTCTGGCTGACTCGCCGCCGTCACTCCGTACCCTCAGCAACCCAATCCGCCTAG